From the Lampris incognitus isolate fLamInc1 chromosome 10, fLamInc1.hap2, whole genome shotgun sequence genome, one window contains:
- the arhgap17b gene encoding rho GTPase-activating protein 17b isoform X4 — protein sequence MKKQFNRMRQLANQTVGRAEKTEVLSDDLLQIERRMELVRLVSHNAHKKLVSCLQGQLGTDTEKRHKKLPLTALCQAMQDGGSQLGDESLIGKMMDVCGEAESRLASELMQHEMQIERDILDPLNQLAEVDIPNILRQRKQLAKLVLDYDSAKARWYQATKSNNQAMAAKTDSLKDEMDEALNKVEICKDQLSADMYNFASKEGDYARYYLMLLEAQADYHRRSLQALEAAIPTIQLQQDSWMEKPAFGTALEEHLKRSNREIALPLEACVMMLLETGMKEEGLFRIAAGASKLKKLKAALDCSTSQLEEFYSDPHAVAGALKSYLRELPEPLMTFGLFEEWIQASNVSDPDKRLQALWVICESLPKAHKANLRYLVKFLAKLAQDSEVNKMTPSNIAIVLGPNLLWPEGNLAEMAAATSVHVVSIIEALIQHADWFFPDDVDFNVSGMFVMPTHPATPDPEPSPDKRRPGSLVGQEGDNPSPRKDRHKEAGPGPTKTSQPVRVAARRPNARLPLPAAHRPPTALWQRELHPGPQPPASASSTSPPDPGGVGAVSSQHSHPSRYSTA from the exons ATTGAGAGGCGGATGGAGCTGGTGCGACTGGTGTCGCATAACGCCCACAAGAAGCTGGTGTCATGTCTACAGGGTCAACTCGGCACAGACACGGAGAAGAGACAC AAAAAGCTGCCATTGACGGCGCTGTGCCAGGCCATGCAGGACGGAGGCAGCCAGCTCGGGGACGAGAGTCTGATCGG CAAGATGATGGATGTGTGCGGCGAAGCGGAGAGCAGGCTTGCCTCCGAACTGATGCAGCACGAGATGCAAATCGAAAGAGACATCCTGGATCCTCTGAACCAGCTAGCGGAG GTGGACATTCCCAACATACTGAGACAGAGGAAGCAACTGGCCAAGCTGGTCCTCGACTACGATTCAGCCAAGGCCAG GTGGTATCAGGCCACGAAATCCaacaaccaggccatggcagctAAGACCGATTCTCTCAAAGATGAGATGGACGAGGCGCTCAATAAAGTTGAAATATGCAAG GACCAGCtctctgcagacatgtacaacttCGCTTCCAAAGAGGGGGACTACGCACGCTATTACCTCATG TTGTTAGAAGCGCAGGCAGACTACCACAGGAGGTCTCTGCAGGCTTTAGAGGCAGCTATCCCCACCATCCAGTTACAGCAAG ACTCGTGGATGGAGAAACCAGCGTTCGGCACGGCCCTGGAAGAGCACCTGAAGAGGAGCAACCGGGAGATAGCCCTGCCCCTCGAGGCCTGCGTCATGATGCTGCTGGAGACAGGCATGAAGGAGGAG GGTCTGTTCAGAATTGCAGCTGGGGCTTCAAAGCTGAAGAAGCTCAAAGCGGCGTTGGACTGCTCCACCTCACAGCTGGAAGAATTCTACTCCGACCCCCATGCCGTAGCTG GAGCCCTGAAGTCCTACCTCAGGGAACTTCCTGAACCGCTCATGACCTTCGGCCTGTTTGAAGAGTGGATACAAGCCTCCAA TGTGTCTGACCCCGACAAGAGGCTTCAGGCCTTGTGGGTGATATGTGAAAGTTTACCAAAGGCCCACAAGGCTAACCTCAG GTATCTGGTGAAGTTCCTGGCTAAGCTGGCCCAAGACAGCGAGGTTAACAAGATGACTCCCAGTAACATTGCCATAGTGCTGGGACCCAACCTGCTGTGGCCTGAGGG GAACCTGGCAGAGATGGCGGCAGCTACATCAGTCCATGTGGTCTCCATCATAGAGGCCCTAATTCAGCACGCCGATTGGTTCTTCCCCGATG ATGTGGACTTCAACGTATCGGGCATGTTCGTCATGCCCACACACCCAGCGACCCCAGACCCTGAACCCAGCCCAGACAAGAGACGCCCCGGCAGCCTGGTGGGGCAGGAGGGGGACAATCCCAGCCCCCGTAAAGACAG GCACAAAGAAGCAGGCCCCGGCCCCACCAAAACAAGCCAGCCCGTACGCGTCGCAGCACGCCGGCCAAACGCCCGGCTCCCCCTACCAGCCGCCCATCGCCCCCCGACGGCACTCTGGCAAAGAGAGCTCCATCCAGGCCCCCAACCACCCGCCTCCGCATCCTCCACAAGCCCACCAGACCCAGGGGGAGTTGGAGCCGTCTCCTCCCAGCACTCCCACCCCTCCCGATACTCCACCGCATGA
- the arhgap17b gene encoding rho GTPase-activating protein 17b isoform X3 — MKKQFNRMRQLANQTVGRAEKTEVLSDDLLQIERRMELVRLVSHNAHKKLVSCLQGQLGTDTEKRHKKLPLTALCQAMQDGGSQLGDESLIGKMMDVCGEAESRLASELMQHEMQIERDILDPLNQLAEVDIPNILRQRKQLAKLVLDYDSAKARWYQATKSNNQAMAAKTDSLKDEMDEALNKVEICKDQLSADMYNFASKEGDYARYYLMLLEAQADYHRRSLQALEAAIPTIQLQQDSWMEKPAFGTALEEHLKRSNREIALPLEACVMMLLETGMKEEGLFRIAAGASKLKKLKAALDCSTSQLEEFYSDPHAVAGALKSYLRELPEPLMTFGLFEEWIQASNVSDPDKRLQALWVICESLPKAHKANLRYLVKFLAKLAQDSEVNKMTPSNIAIVLGPNLLWPEGNLAEMAAATSVHVVSIIEALIQHADWFFPDDVDFNVSGMFVMPTHPATPDPEPSPDKRRPGSLVGQEGDNPSPRKDSPARDLTSTPPPQRNGSAHLTVGAPHSQGGSRGPSPHMVRRGTKKQAPAPPKQASPYASQHAGQTPGSPYQPPIAPRRHSGKESSIQAPNHPPPHPPQAHQTQGELEPSPPSTPTPPDTPPHDGPLSNPVSSYHSGSLPRPSRPAPKPRPRPSMPPPPQPPMNDNGDGTCSSASKIITDGDLVIKGVGRAFIPEIAVDQQGESSAGHEPSSNSSSSSSTMSMDPESQMESTIL; from the exons ATTGAGAGGCGGATGGAGCTGGTGCGACTGGTGTCGCATAACGCCCACAAGAAGCTGGTGTCATGTCTACAGGGTCAACTCGGCACAGACACGGAGAAGAGACAC AAAAAGCTGCCATTGACGGCGCTGTGCCAGGCCATGCAGGACGGAGGCAGCCAGCTCGGGGACGAGAGTCTGATCGG CAAGATGATGGATGTGTGCGGCGAAGCGGAGAGCAGGCTTGCCTCCGAACTGATGCAGCACGAGATGCAAATCGAAAGAGACATCCTGGATCCTCTGAACCAGCTAGCGGAG GTGGACATTCCCAACATACTGAGACAGAGGAAGCAACTGGCCAAGCTGGTCCTCGACTACGATTCAGCCAAGGCCAG GTGGTATCAGGCCACGAAATCCaacaaccaggccatggcagctAAGACCGATTCTCTCAAAGATGAGATGGACGAGGCGCTCAATAAAGTTGAAATATGCAAG GACCAGCtctctgcagacatgtacaacttCGCTTCCAAAGAGGGGGACTACGCACGCTATTACCTCATG TTGTTAGAAGCGCAGGCAGACTACCACAGGAGGTCTCTGCAGGCTTTAGAGGCAGCTATCCCCACCATCCAGTTACAGCAAG ACTCGTGGATGGAGAAACCAGCGTTCGGCACGGCCCTGGAAGAGCACCTGAAGAGGAGCAACCGGGAGATAGCCCTGCCCCTCGAGGCCTGCGTCATGATGCTGCTGGAGACAGGCATGAAGGAGGAG GGTCTGTTCAGAATTGCAGCTGGGGCTTCAAAGCTGAAGAAGCTCAAAGCGGCGTTGGACTGCTCCACCTCACAGCTGGAAGAATTCTACTCCGACCCCCATGCCGTAGCTG GAGCCCTGAAGTCCTACCTCAGGGAACTTCCTGAACCGCTCATGACCTTCGGCCTGTTTGAAGAGTGGATACAAGCCTCCAA TGTGTCTGACCCCGACAAGAGGCTTCAGGCCTTGTGGGTGATATGTGAAAGTTTACCAAAGGCCCACAAGGCTAACCTCAG GTATCTGGTGAAGTTCCTGGCTAAGCTGGCCCAAGACAGCGAGGTTAACAAGATGACTCCCAGTAACATTGCCATAGTGCTGGGACCCAACCTGCTGTGGCCTGAGGG GAACCTGGCAGAGATGGCGGCAGCTACATCAGTCCATGTGGTCTCCATCATAGAGGCCCTAATTCAGCACGCCGATTGGTTCTTCCCCGATG ATGTGGACTTCAACGTATCGGGCATGTTCGTCATGCCCACACACCCAGCGACCCCAGACCCTGAACCCAGCCCAGACAAGAGACGCCCCGGCAGCCTGGTGGGGCAGGAGGGGGACAATCCCAGCCCCCGTAAAGACAG CCCGGCCCGTGACCTCacctccacccctccaccccagAGGAACGGCTCGGCCCATCTTACAGTGGGCGCCCCCCACTCCCAGGGCGGGTCCAGGGGGCCCAGTCCCCACATGGTGCGCAGAG GCACAAAGAAGCAGGCCCCGGCCCCACCAAAACAAGCCAGCCCGTACGCGTCGCAGCACGCCGGCCAAACGCCCGGCTCCCCCTACCAGCCGCCCATCGCCCCCCGACGGCACTCTGGCAAAGAGAGCTCCATCCAGGCCCCCAACCACCCGCCTCCGCATCCTCCACAAGCCCACCAGACCCAGGGGGAGTTGGAGCCGTCTCCTCCCAGCACTCCCACCCCTCCCGATACTCCACCGCATGACGGACCTCTCTCCAACCCTGTTTCCTCCTACCACTCTGGATCTCTTCCTCGCCCCTCCCGGCCAGCGCCCAAGCCACGTCCCAGGCCCAGCATGCCGCCGCCCCCACAGCCGCCCATGAATGACAACGGAGATGGCACCTGCAGTTCCGCCTCCAAGATCATAACAG ATGGAGACCTGGTTATAAAGGGGGTTGGTCGAGCCTTCATCCCCGAGATTGCCGTGGACCAACAGGGGGAGAGCTCTGCTGGTCATGAGCcctcctccaactcctcctcctcctcctcaaccaTGTCGATGGACCCGGAGAGCCAGATGGAGAGCACCATTCTGTAA
- the arhgap17b gene encoding rho GTPase-activating protein 17b isoform X2, producing the protein MKKQFNRMRQLANQTVGRAEKTEVLSDDLLQIERRMELVRLVSHNAHKKLVSCLQGQLGTDTEKRHKKLPLTALCQAMQDGGSQLGDESLIGKMMDVCGEAESRLASELMQHEMQIERDILDPLNQLAEVDIPNILRQRKQLAKLVLDYDSAKARWYQATKSNNQAMAAKTDSLKDEMDEALNKVEICKDQLSADMYNFASKEGDYARYYLMLLEAQADYHRRSLQALEAAIPTIQLQQDSWMEKPAFGTALEEHLKRSNREIALPLEACVMMLLETGMKEEGLFRIAAGASKLKKLKAALDCSTSQLEEFYSDPHAVAGALKSYLRELPEPLMTFGLFEEWIQASNVSDPDKRLQALWVICESLPKAHKANLRYLVKFLAKLAQDSEVNKMTPSNIAIVLGPNLLWPEGNLAEMAAATSVHVVSIIEALIQHADWFFPDDVDFNVSGMFVMPTHPATPDPEPSPDKRRPGSLVGQEGDNPSPRKDSPAYKQPEPAPRRTGTVNRKQPQLTSPIFQPPLPPLEARGPAQPEPQPLLLSLASEVEQPVPAGGGSGGGGGGGGGGAGGGDQVGGAQVATVQPQVVTQLSTEESSPARDLTSTPPPQRNGSAHLTVGAPHSQGGSRGPSPHMVRRGTKKQAPAPPKQASPYASQHAGQTPGSPYQPPIAPRRHSGKESSIQAPNHPPPHPPQAHQTQGELEPSPPSTPTPPDTPPHDGPLSNPVSSYHSGSLPRPSRPAPKPRPRPSMPPPPQPPMNDNGDGTCSSASKIITDV; encoded by the exons ATTGAGAGGCGGATGGAGCTGGTGCGACTGGTGTCGCATAACGCCCACAAGAAGCTGGTGTCATGTCTACAGGGTCAACTCGGCACAGACACGGAGAAGAGACAC AAAAAGCTGCCATTGACGGCGCTGTGCCAGGCCATGCAGGACGGAGGCAGCCAGCTCGGGGACGAGAGTCTGATCGG CAAGATGATGGATGTGTGCGGCGAAGCGGAGAGCAGGCTTGCCTCCGAACTGATGCAGCACGAGATGCAAATCGAAAGAGACATCCTGGATCCTCTGAACCAGCTAGCGGAG GTGGACATTCCCAACATACTGAGACAGAGGAAGCAACTGGCCAAGCTGGTCCTCGACTACGATTCAGCCAAGGCCAG GTGGTATCAGGCCACGAAATCCaacaaccaggccatggcagctAAGACCGATTCTCTCAAAGATGAGATGGACGAGGCGCTCAATAAAGTTGAAATATGCAAG GACCAGCtctctgcagacatgtacaacttCGCTTCCAAAGAGGGGGACTACGCACGCTATTACCTCATG TTGTTAGAAGCGCAGGCAGACTACCACAGGAGGTCTCTGCAGGCTTTAGAGGCAGCTATCCCCACCATCCAGTTACAGCAAG ACTCGTGGATGGAGAAACCAGCGTTCGGCACGGCCCTGGAAGAGCACCTGAAGAGGAGCAACCGGGAGATAGCCCTGCCCCTCGAGGCCTGCGTCATGATGCTGCTGGAGACAGGCATGAAGGAGGAG GGTCTGTTCAGAATTGCAGCTGGGGCTTCAAAGCTGAAGAAGCTCAAAGCGGCGTTGGACTGCTCCACCTCACAGCTGGAAGAATTCTACTCCGACCCCCATGCCGTAGCTG GAGCCCTGAAGTCCTACCTCAGGGAACTTCCTGAACCGCTCATGACCTTCGGCCTGTTTGAAGAGTGGATACAAGCCTCCAA TGTGTCTGACCCCGACAAGAGGCTTCAGGCCTTGTGGGTGATATGTGAAAGTTTACCAAAGGCCCACAAGGCTAACCTCAG GTATCTGGTGAAGTTCCTGGCTAAGCTGGCCCAAGACAGCGAGGTTAACAAGATGACTCCCAGTAACATTGCCATAGTGCTGGGACCCAACCTGCTGTGGCCTGAGGG GAACCTGGCAGAGATGGCGGCAGCTACATCAGTCCATGTGGTCTCCATCATAGAGGCCCTAATTCAGCACGCCGATTGGTTCTTCCCCGATG ATGTGGACTTCAACGTATCGGGCATGTTCGTCATGCCCACACACCCAGCGACCCCAGACCCTGAACCCAGCCCAGACAAGAGACGCCCCGGCAGCCTGGTGGGGCAGGAGGGGGACAATCCCAGCCCCCGTAAAGACAG CCCTGCTTACAAACAGCCGGAACCCGCTCCGCGTAGAACCGGCACTGTAAATAGAAAACAGCCACAGCTAACCTCACCCATCTTCCAACCCCCACTGCCCCCTCTGGAGGCCAGGGGTCCTGCCCAACCTGAGCCCCAGCCCCTGCTGCTGTCCCTGGCATCAGAGGTTGAGCAGCCTGTCCCagctggtggtggtagtggtggtggtggcggcggcggcggtggtggagcAGGAGGTGGTGATCAGGTTGGTGGGGCCCAGGTAGCTACAGTGCAGCCTCAGGTTGTAACCCAGCTCAGCACTGAGGAGAGCAG CCCGGCCCGTGACCTCacctccacccctccaccccagAGGAACGGCTCGGCCCATCTTACAGTGGGCGCCCCCCACTCCCAGGGCGGGTCCAGGGGGCCCAGTCCCCACATGGTGCGCAGAG GCACAAAGAAGCAGGCCCCGGCCCCACCAAAACAAGCCAGCCCGTACGCGTCGCAGCACGCCGGCCAAACGCCCGGCTCCCCCTACCAGCCGCCCATCGCCCCCCGACGGCACTCTGGCAAAGAGAGCTCCATCCAGGCCCCCAACCACCCGCCTCCGCATCCTCCACAAGCCCACCAGACCCAGGGGGAGTTGGAGCCGTCTCCTCCCAGCACTCCCACCCCTCCCGATACTCCACCGCATGACGGACCTCTCTCCAACCCTGTTTCCTCCTACCACTCTGGATCTCTTCCTCGCCCCTCCCGGCCAGCGCCCAAGCCACGTCCCAGGCCCAGCATGCCGCCGCCCCCACAGCCGCCCATGAATGACAACGGAGATGGCACCTGCAGTTCCGCCTCCAAGATCATAACAG ATGTCTGA
- the arhgap17b gene encoding rho GTPase-activating protein 17b isoform X1, whose amino-acid sequence MKKQFNRMRQLANQTVGRAEKTEVLSDDLLQIERRMELVRLVSHNAHKKLVSCLQGQLGTDTEKRHKKLPLTALCQAMQDGGSQLGDESLIGKMMDVCGEAESRLASELMQHEMQIERDILDPLNQLAEVDIPNILRQRKQLAKLVLDYDSAKARWYQATKSNNQAMAAKTDSLKDEMDEALNKVEICKDQLSADMYNFASKEGDYARYYLMLLEAQADYHRRSLQALEAAIPTIQLQQDSWMEKPAFGTALEEHLKRSNREIALPLEACVMMLLETGMKEEGLFRIAAGASKLKKLKAALDCSTSQLEEFYSDPHAVAGALKSYLRELPEPLMTFGLFEEWIQASNVSDPDKRLQALWVICESLPKAHKANLRYLVKFLAKLAQDSEVNKMTPSNIAIVLGPNLLWPEGNLAEMAAATSVHVVSIIEALIQHADWFFPDDVDFNVSGMFVMPTHPATPDPEPSPDKRRPGSLVGQEGDNPSPRKDSPAYKQPEPAPRRTGTVNRKQPQLTSPIFQPPLPPLEARGPAQPEPQPLLLSLASEVEQPVPAGGGSGGGGGGGGGGAGGGDQVGGAQVATVQPQVVTQLSTEESSPARDLTSTPPPQRNGSAHLTVGAPHSQGGSRGPSPHMVRRGTKKQAPAPPKQASPYASQHAGQTPGSPYQPPIAPRRHSGKESSIQAPNHPPPHPPQAHQTQGELEPSPPSTPTPPDTPPHDGPLSNPVSSYHSGSLPRPSRPAPKPRPRPSMPPPPQPPMNDNGDGTCSSASKIITDGDLVIKGVGRAFIPEIAVDQQGESSAGHEPSSNSSSSSSTMSMDPESQMESTIL is encoded by the exons ATTGAGAGGCGGATGGAGCTGGTGCGACTGGTGTCGCATAACGCCCACAAGAAGCTGGTGTCATGTCTACAGGGTCAACTCGGCACAGACACGGAGAAGAGACAC AAAAAGCTGCCATTGACGGCGCTGTGCCAGGCCATGCAGGACGGAGGCAGCCAGCTCGGGGACGAGAGTCTGATCGG CAAGATGATGGATGTGTGCGGCGAAGCGGAGAGCAGGCTTGCCTCCGAACTGATGCAGCACGAGATGCAAATCGAAAGAGACATCCTGGATCCTCTGAACCAGCTAGCGGAG GTGGACATTCCCAACATACTGAGACAGAGGAAGCAACTGGCCAAGCTGGTCCTCGACTACGATTCAGCCAAGGCCAG GTGGTATCAGGCCACGAAATCCaacaaccaggccatggcagctAAGACCGATTCTCTCAAAGATGAGATGGACGAGGCGCTCAATAAAGTTGAAATATGCAAG GACCAGCtctctgcagacatgtacaacttCGCTTCCAAAGAGGGGGACTACGCACGCTATTACCTCATG TTGTTAGAAGCGCAGGCAGACTACCACAGGAGGTCTCTGCAGGCTTTAGAGGCAGCTATCCCCACCATCCAGTTACAGCAAG ACTCGTGGATGGAGAAACCAGCGTTCGGCACGGCCCTGGAAGAGCACCTGAAGAGGAGCAACCGGGAGATAGCCCTGCCCCTCGAGGCCTGCGTCATGATGCTGCTGGAGACAGGCATGAAGGAGGAG GGTCTGTTCAGAATTGCAGCTGGGGCTTCAAAGCTGAAGAAGCTCAAAGCGGCGTTGGACTGCTCCACCTCACAGCTGGAAGAATTCTACTCCGACCCCCATGCCGTAGCTG GAGCCCTGAAGTCCTACCTCAGGGAACTTCCTGAACCGCTCATGACCTTCGGCCTGTTTGAAGAGTGGATACAAGCCTCCAA TGTGTCTGACCCCGACAAGAGGCTTCAGGCCTTGTGGGTGATATGTGAAAGTTTACCAAAGGCCCACAAGGCTAACCTCAG GTATCTGGTGAAGTTCCTGGCTAAGCTGGCCCAAGACAGCGAGGTTAACAAGATGACTCCCAGTAACATTGCCATAGTGCTGGGACCCAACCTGCTGTGGCCTGAGGG GAACCTGGCAGAGATGGCGGCAGCTACATCAGTCCATGTGGTCTCCATCATAGAGGCCCTAATTCAGCACGCCGATTGGTTCTTCCCCGATG ATGTGGACTTCAACGTATCGGGCATGTTCGTCATGCCCACACACCCAGCGACCCCAGACCCTGAACCCAGCCCAGACAAGAGACGCCCCGGCAGCCTGGTGGGGCAGGAGGGGGACAATCCCAGCCCCCGTAAAGACAG CCCTGCTTACAAACAGCCGGAACCCGCTCCGCGTAGAACCGGCACTGTAAATAGAAAACAGCCACAGCTAACCTCACCCATCTTCCAACCCCCACTGCCCCCTCTGGAGGCCAGGGGTCCTGCCCAACCTGAGCCCCAGCCCCTGCTGCTGTCCCTGGCATCAGAGGTTGAGCAGCCTGTCCCagctggtggtggtagtggtggtggtggcggcggcggcggtggtggagcAGGAGGTGGTGATCAGGTTGGTGGGGCCCAGGTAGCTACAGTGCAGCCTCAGGTTGTAACCCAGCTCAGCACTGAGGAGAGCAG CCCGGCCCGTGACCTCacctccacccctccaccccagAGGAACGGCTCGGCCCATCTTACAGTGGGCGCCCCCCACTCCCAGGGCGGGTCCAGGGGGCCCAGTCCCCACATGGTGCGCAGAG GCACAAAGAAGCAGGCCCCGGCCCCACCAAAACAAGCCAGCCCGTACGCGTCGCAGCACGCCGGCCAAACGCCCGGCTCCCCCTACCAGCCGCCCATCGCCCCCCGACGGCACTCTGGCAAAGAGAGCTCCATCCAGGCCCCCAACCACCCGCCTCCGCATCCTCCACAAGCCCACCAGACCCAGGGGGAGTTGGAGCCGTCTCCTCCCAGCACTCCCACCCCTCCCGATACTCCACCGCATGACGGACCTCTCTCCAACCCTGTTTCCTCCTACCACTCTGGATCTCTTCCTCGCCCCTCCCGGCCAGCGCCCAAGCCACGTCCCAGGCCCAGCATGCCGCCGCCCCCACAGCCGCCCATGAATGACAACGGAGATGGCACCTGCAGTTCCGCCTCCAAGATCATAACAG ATGGAGACCTGGTTATAAAGGGGGTTGGTCGAGCCTTCATCCCCGAGATTGCCGTGGACCAACAGGGGGAGAGCTCTGCTGGTCATGAGCcctcctccaactcctcctcctcctcctcaaccaTGTCGATGGACCCGGAGAGCCAGATGGAGAGCACCATTCTGTAA